CATAATCCGCAAAGACTTTTTCGAAGTCTTGAATAATAAGGGTACGGACTTGACCAGCTTTCTTGTAGTAAGCATCGTAGTAACCAGATGACAAACTAAAGGTACCAAGCATGATACGGCGTTTGACCTCATCGCCAAAGCCTTGACTACGAGTGTTCACGTAGATATCATCCAAGTTTTTAGCATCTTCTGCACGGAAACCATAGCGAATACCGTCGAAACGTTGCAAGTTTGAAGAAGCTTCAGATGAAGCGATGATGTAGTAAACAGCAACCCCGTATTTAGAGTGTGGAAGGCTAACTTCTTCGACAGTTGCTCCCAATTTTTCAAAGTGTTTAGCCGCATTGAGGATGGTTTCTTTGACTTCTGGGTCAATACCTTCACCGAGGTATTCCTTAGGAAGGGCAATCTTCATGCCTTTAATGTCTTGACCAATCTTAGAAGTAAAGTCTGCTATACGAACAGGTGCAGAAGTTGAATCCTTGGCATCTTCACTGGCAATGACATTAAGCAATTGGGCATTTTCCTTAACCGTTGGTGAGAAAGTACCAATTTGGTCAAGTGAGCTACCAAAGGCAATGAGACCAAAACGTGAAACTGTTCCATAAGTAGGTTTGAGACCAACAATCCCGTTAAAAGCAGCTGGTTGACGGATAGAACCACCGGTATCTGAACCAAGGGACAAACGGACTTGCCCTGAAGCTACAGAAGCTGCTGAACCACTAGAAGATCCACCAGGCACCTTGCTATGGTCCCAAGCGTTTTTAGTCGCGCCATAGTAAGATGTTTCACCAGATCCACCCATGGCAAACTCATCCATGTTGGTCTTCCCGATGACAATCATATCTTTGGCTTTGGCATTGGCAACAGCTGTCGCATCAAAGATTGGCTCGTAGTTATAGAGCATTTTTGAAGCCGCAGTGGTCAAGATGCCATCTGTTGAGATATTGTCTTTGACAGCGAGTGGAATCCCTGACAGGAGGTTGTCAGCATCGATTCCCTTTTCATCAATGGCCTTAGCTTGTGCAAGGGCAGCTTCTTCGGCCACCGTTACAAAGGCATTGACTGCTTCTTCACGCGCCTTGATATCATCAAGCGTCGCTTGTGTCAATTCCGTTGCCGAAATTTCCTTAGAGACAAGGAGGTCGTGCAACTCTTCAATGGTTTTATTGTTGAATGACATTAGGCATCTCCTCCATCTTCTAGGATAGCTGGTACCTTGATGTAATAGTTATCTTTTTCAGGTACATTTTTAAACAAGCGGTCACGGTCATTCCCTTTTTCAGCAACATCCGGACGCAATACGGTCTTGCGGTCAGCCATGGTCGTTGTTGGGGCAACACCTGTTGTGTCCACTTCTTCCAACAATTCCACCATGTCGACAATTTTAGACAAGGTTGTCGCAAACTCAGCTGTCTCTTCTGGAGAGAATTTCAATTTTGAAAGATTGGCAACGTGGGTTACCTCTTCTTGCGTAATTTTCATCTTGCTTCCTTTCGTGAAATGATGATTTTTCAATACCTTCTATTTTACCATAATTTAGCCTATTTTGCTTGGAGGATAAAAAAACTGTAGTAACTTTTTTGTCATTACAGTTTACAGAGATAGAGCTTTTTCAAAACACTTATCGTATGGCTATCAAGAGCTTTCTCCAAGCCTCTAGAATTTCAGGTTTCAAATACTGTTTGGCCAACTCATATGAGGCTTGGTGCATAGACTCAAGATCACTCTCTAAGGCAAATACAATTTTATCCGCCATCTGAGAAACAAGCAGGTCCTCATCCATAGTCTCGCTATAAGTAACCAGATAGCCATTCTCACCATCTTTGATGAAGGTTGGATTGCCGTAACGGGCATCAAAACCAACCAGGGCTAAACCTGCTCCTACCGCTTCCATCAGGGTCAAACCAAAGGTCTCCCACTGAGAGGTAGTGACATAAAGTTCATACTGAGGGTAGACGTCACGCAAATCCGCATGTCCTCTAAGTTGGATGTAATCATTCGCCCCTAAAGTATCAATTAGATCTTGTAGATTCTCTTGCTCCCCACCTTTACCGTAGATGTCAAAGCGAAGGTTAGGCTCTTTTTGATGGGCAAGGGTAACGGCTCTTATAGCCAAATCCAAGCGTTTCCGTGGGTCCAATCGCGAAGCCGTCATCAAACTAAGAGGCTTCCTCTGCTCCTCTGGAAAACTAAGTTTATCCAAATGTCCCACTGCTAGGGCATAAATAGCAGCGTCTGTGACACCTTGCTTTTGCAGAGTATTTTCTAAAACAGCCTTTTGTGCCTCAGTAGCTGTGATAAAGAAGTCAAAGCGTTGGGCGTACTTAAAGATGTAATAATACTCATAGTAGAGGTCCCCATTTTCAAACTCATGCTCTGAATGAAAAACAAAACCTAGCTTTGCAGGTGAATCCAGTTCATAAATCGGTCGCATAAACTCCATCAA
Above is a window of Streptococcus salivarius DNA encoding:
- the gatA gene encoding Asp-tRNA(Asn)/Glu-tRNA(Gln) amidotransferase subunit GatA → MSFNNKTIEELHDLLVSKEISATELTQATLDDIKAREEAVNAFVTVAEEAALAQAKAIDEKGIDADNLLSGIPLAVKDNISTDGILTTAASKMLYNYEPIFDATAVANAKAKDMIVIGKTNMDEFAMGGSGETSYYGATKNAWDHSKVPGGSSSGSAASVASGQVRLSLGSDTGGSIRQPAAFNGIVGLKPTYGTVSRFGLIAFGSSLDQIGTFSPTVKENAQLLNVIASEDAKDSTSAPVRIADFTSKIGQDIKGMKIALPKEYLGEGIDPEVKETILNAAKHFEKLGATVEEVSLPHSKYGVAVYYIIASSEASSNLQRFDGIRYGFRAEDAKNLDDIYVNTRSQGFGDEVKRRIMLGTFSLSSGYYDAYYKKAGQVRTLIIQDFEKVFADYDLILGPTAPSVAFDLDSLNHDPVAMYLADLLTIPVNLAGLPGISIPAGFAQGLPVGLQLIGPKYSEETIYQAAAAFEATTDYHKQQPLIFGGDN
- a CDS encoding glycosyltransferase; translated protein: MTIYTFNLLVGYEPNGVDVAQASRALMLRELNEPAKFVFTTWPQPYKLDYYLSLGHRYEELLHAYLSFTDQDSHIPSLTVGALQQKYKLTRLDLKSQSEIESVYACSDGTSLVFKMDPYQKGSVRYVDYHVNGMLLKREWYGTSKLVTEYFEKGIIIRRSYHNKDGRIAFEELKQGANWLYRLGTEILVTKTEVMRRFLARLPLTAADTLLLDRASLMEFMRPIYELDSPAKLGFVFHSEHEFENGDLYYEYYYIFKYAQRFDFFITATEAQKAVLENTLQKQGVTDAAIYALAVGHLDKLSFPEEQRKPLSLMTASRLDPRKRLDLAIRAVTLAHQKEPNLRFDIYGKGGEQENLQDLIDTLGANDYIQLRGHADLRDVYPQYELYVTTSQWETFGLTLMEAVGAGLALVGFDARYGNPTFIKDGENGYLVTYSETMDEDLLVSQMADKIVFALESDLESMHQASYELAKQYLKPEILEAWRKLLIAIR
- the gatC gene encoding Asp-tRNA(Asn)/Glu-tRNA(Gln) amidotransferase subunit GatC, yielding MKITQEEVTHVANLSKLKFSPEETAEFATTLSKIVDMVELLEEVDTTGVAPTTTMADRKTVLRPDVAEKGNDRDRLFKNVPEKDNYYIKVPAILEDGGDA